A genomic region of Oncorhynchus mykiss isolate Arlee chromosome 4, USDA_OmykA_1.1, whole genome shotgun sequence contains the following coding sequences:
- the hsdl1 gene encoding inactive hydroxysteroid dehydrogenase-like protein 1, whose amino-acid sequence MAAVDSFELLYKEIARSCNSCVETLAVVGALYTASKAVILVRDCYSFVRVHFLPRLMPSTRLGRRFGEWAVIYGASEAIGKAYAEELARQGICIILISQEGASVSDTAKAISETHRVDTMVLVADFSQGHAACKPVKDALQDKDIGFLVNCVDDSLRNSPNFTGLSEDLLWDVINRNIAATTLMTRLVLPGMVERRRGAVVNISSGACYRPSPSKAALSASTAYLDNFSRALHHEYGRQGVFVQSLVPFQVAPHGASAGGWLIPQSDVYARHAISTLGISHRTTGYWPHTLQFRLVQSMPEWIWVLGSRMLTSSC is encoded by the exons ATGGCTGCTGTTGACAGTTTTGAGCTTTTGTACAAAGAAATTGCTCGGTCATGCAATTCATGTGTGGAAACCCTAGCCGTTGTGGGTGCTCTGTATACAGCCAGCAAAGCTGTCATCCTCGTGCGGGACTGCTACAGCTTTGTCAGGGTGCATTTCCTTCCTCGACTGATGCCAAGCACGCGCCTTGGCCGCCGTTTTGGTGAATGGGCTGTCATTTATG GTGCTTCAGAGGCCATAGGGAAAGCCTATGCAGAGGAGCTTGCCAGGCAGGGCATCTGCATCATCCTGATAAGCCAAGAGGGTGCCAGTGTCAGTGACACAGCCAAGGCCATATCTGAGACTCACCGAGTGGATACAATGGTGCTTGTGGCAGACTTCAGTCAGGGCCATGCAGCTTGCAAGCCTGTCAAAGATGCATTGCAGGACAAAGACATAGGCTTTCTAGTTAACTGTGTGGATGACTCCCTTCGCAACTCGCCAAACTTTACTGGCCTGTCTGAAGACCTGTTATGGGACGTAATCAACAGAAATATTGCTGCCACCACACTGATGACGCGCCTGGTTCTACCTggcatggtagagaggagacgtGGAGCAGTAGTGAACATCTCTTCTGGGGCATGTTATAGACCCTCTCCAAGCAAAGCTGCTCTCTCTGCGTCTACG gCTTACCTTGACAACTTTTCCCGTGCTTTGCACCATGAATATGGTCGTCAGGGAGTCTTTGTGCAAAGTCTGGTACCTTTCCAAGTGGCGCCCCATGGAGCATCAGCAGGCGGGTGGCTAATACCGCAGTCAGACGTGTATGCCCGTCATGCCATCTCCACCCTGGGCATCTCACACAGGACCACAGGCTATTGGCCTCATACACTGCAG TTTCGACTTGTGCAGTCAATGCCCGAATGGATTTGGGTCTTGGGGTCACGTATGCTCACAAGCTCATGCTGA